The Mycobacterium sp. 3519A genome contains a region encoding:
- a CDS encoding glycosyltransferase: MQSDRRYDGVDGPKVAIAHDYLTQLGGAEKMVLSMSRAFPNAPIYTLLYDPALTYPEFAERDIRVSAANKVGPLRKHHRVGLPIWPLVANSVFVDADVVLTSSSGWAHGFRTRGRKLIYCYSPARWLYLPDKYLGEDAGLAKRIGLAATSPYLKAWDRRQARSADKYLAISTLIKGRIADAYGIDSDVVFGPAEMSNLAAAETIPALGGTGTENGGFYLCVSRLLPYKNVDVVIRAFANTDRQLVVVGRGPEAERLRSIKTSNVHMLSDLTDGQISWLYENCRALIAASYEDFGLTPIEAGMRGRPTVAVRWGGFLDTVDEGLSGIYFDEPEPRAIAEALDRFEQMEFDPDKIRRHVEQFDEEHFAKRLYAEVDKLAGS, from the coding sequence GTGCAATCAGACCGCAGGTACGACGGTGTCGACGGGCCGAAGGTGGCGATCGCCCACGACTACCTCACCCAACTCGGCGGCGCGGAAAAGATGGTTCTGTCGATGAGCCGCGCCTTCCCGAACGCACCGATCTACACGTTGCTGTATGACCCGGCGCTGACGTATCCGGAGTTTGCCGAGCGTGACATTCGGGTGTCGGCGGCCAACAAGGTCGGACCACTGCGTAAACATCATCGCGTCGGCCTGCCGATCTGGCCGCTGGTGGCCAATTCGGTGTTCGTCGACGCCGACGTGGTGCTGACCAGCAGCAGCGGCTGGGCGCACGGGTTCCGCACCAGGGGCCGCAAGCTCATCTACTGCTATTCGCCCGCGCGCTGGCTGTACCTACCCGACAAATACCTCGGCGAGGACGCCGGCCTGGCCAAGCGCATCGGGCTGGCCGCCACGTCGCCGTATCTGAAGGCGTGGGACCGCCGACAGGCCCGCTCCGCCGACAAGTATCTGGCGATATCGACGCTGATCAAGGGCCGTATCGCCGACGCGTACGGCATCGACTCCGACGTGGTCTTCGGGCCCGCCGAAATGTCGAATCTCGCTGCGGCCGAGACCATTCCCGCGCTGGGCGGCACCGGCACGGAAAACGGCGGTTTCTATTTGTGCGTGTCCCGGCTGCTGCCGTACAAGAACGTCGACGTGGTGATCCGCGCGTTCGCGAACACCGACCGGCAACTGGTCGTGGTGGGCCGCGGACCGGAGGCCGAGCGGCTGCGCAGCATCAAGACGTCCAACGTGCACATGCTGTCCGATCTGACCGACGGCCAGATCTCCTGGCTCTACGAGAACTGCAGAGCGCTGATCGCGGCCAGCTACGAGGACTTCGGCCTGACGCCGATCGAGGCGGGGATGCGGGGCAGGCCCACGGTCGCGGTGCGCTGGGGTGGCTTCCTGGACACGGTCGACGAAGGCCTGTCCGGAATCTATTTCGACGAGCCGGAACCCAGGGCCATCGCCGAGGCGCTCGACCGATTCGAGCAGATGGAGTTCGATCCGGACAAGATCCGTCGCCACGTCGAGCAATTCGACGAAGAGCACTTTGCCAAGCGCCTCTACGCCGAGGTGGACAAGTTGGCCGGCAGCTGA
- a CDS encoding acyltransferase gives MWKEPQKPDPEDIARKRELAPDLVVVPGPTWVLSEDGEKLVSYKMQDLSFPRKVRNRVATLLYNMFITYIPSHTVRLGFLRLAGAKIGKGSSIMRGTTILDPEFLRIGTNSTIGMRCLIDARASVWIGDNVTLASDVHIVGGGHDINHPDFLPVPGIPTVICDYAWIASRAMTLPCIIGRGGVVAAHSLVTKDVGECEVVGGVPAKVIGKRDPEALKYSASYRPLFH, from the coding sequence ATGTGGAAAGAACCGCAGAAGCCCGATCCCGAGGACATCGCCCGCAAGCGCGAACTGGCTCCCGATCTGGTTGTCGTCCCAGGGCCGACGTGGGTGCTGTCCGAGGACGGCGAGAAACTGGTCAGCTACAAGATGCAGGACCTGAGCTTTCCGCGGAAGGTCCGCAACCGCGTCGCCACGCTGCTGTACAACATGTTCATCACCTACATCCCTTCGCACACTGTGCGATTGGGCTTCTTGAGGCTGGCGGGCGCCAAGATCGGCAAGGGCTCGTCGATCATGCGCGGCACCACCATTTTGGACCCGGAGTTCCTGCGGATCGGGACCAACAGCACCATCGGCATGCGGTGTCTGATCGACGCGCGTGCCAGCGTGTGGATCGGCGACAACGTCACCCTGGCCAGTGATGTGCACATCGTCGGCGGCGGCCACGACATCAACCACCCCGACTTCCTGCCGGTGCCGGGCATCCCCACCGTCATCTGTGACTACGCCTGGATCGCAAGCAGGGCAATGACATTGCCCTGCATCATCGGCCGCGGCGGTGTCGTCGCCGCGCACTCGTTGGTCACCAAAGACGTCGGCGAATGCGAAGTGGTGGGCGGCGTTCCGGCCAAGGTGATCGGCAAGCGTGACCCCGAGGCGCTGAAGTACAGCGCCAGTTATCGACCGCTCTTCCACTGA
- a CDS encoding glycosyltransferase translates to MVDLADYRLVFVAPARGRTAVGDYSEDFITPVRQHFGEVVEVRCGSPGDDGIAEARRARKAVRDHVATAPAGRVLVHAELAAGGFVPFWSIVGLRGVPVTATIHDPPQGVWWPWSARFMHRSRLLFHGVHFPTQRVTTALEGRVYTGRTLVALTETGRRSIEQRYPHLSAVHIPHIVRDRPTIRPAQDRPKAIGFFGHVYRGKGFEQIEGIRKQLPDDVLIRVAGRGTEALPREDGIEVLGAVDGPDEDAFFESVRAIVVPYGKRHWQDVTYPASGVVAHAMAYRTPIVTTGYGSLAELGTETGAVVVPVDHDEPETVATELARTITELVNDQARLTELGEYSEKTRQDRSGPRTAEAFAAVWSRILAQP, encoded by the coding sequence ATGGTCGACCTCGCGGACTACCGTCTGGTCTTCGTCGCGCCTGCACGCGGCAGGACCGCGGTCGGCGACTACTCCGAAGACTTCATCACGCCGGTGCGGCAGCATTTCGGTGAGGTGGTCGAGGTGCGGTGCGGGTCGCCGGGTGACGACGGGATCGCCGAGGCCCGACGCGCCCGCAAGGCCGTCAGGGACCACGTCGCCACCGCTCCGGCAGGCCGGGTGCTGGTGCACGCCGAGTTGGCGGCAGGGGGCTTCGTGCCGTTCTGGTCGATCGTCGGGCTGCGCGGGGTACCGGTGACCGCGACGATTCACGATCCGCCGCAAGGGGTTTGGTGGCCGTGGTCGGCGAGGTTCATGCACCGCAGCCGGCTGCTCTTCCACGGCGTGCACTTCCCGACGCAGCGCGTCACCACCGCGCTGGAGGGCCGGGTCTACACCGGCAGGACGTTGGTAGCGCTGACCGAAACCGGCAGGCGGTCCATCGAACAGAGATACCCACACCTGTCCGCGGTGCACATCCCGCACATCGTGCGGGACCGGCCGACGATCCGGCCCGCCCAGGACCGGCCGAAGGCGATCGGGTTCTTCGGACATGTCTACCGCGGCAAGGGATTCGAGCAGATCGAAGGCATCCGTAAGCAGTTGCCGGACGACGTGCTGATCCGGGTCGCGGGCCGCGGCACCGAAGCGCTGCCCCGTGAGGACGGTATCGAGGTGCTTGGCGCAGTGGACGGTCCTGACGAGGACGCGTTCTTCGAGTCGGTCCGCGCGATCGTGGTGCCCTACGGCAAGCGGCACTGGCAGGACGTCACCTATCCCGCCTCAGGTGTCGTCGCGCACGCGATGGCGTACCGCACACCGATCGTGACGACCGGATACGGCTCGCTGGCCGAACTCGGTACCGAGACCGGAGCGGTCGTCGTCCCCGTCGATCACGACGAACCCGAAACCGTCGCAACAGAATTGGCGCGCACCATCACCGAGCTGGTGAACGATCAGGCGCGCCTGACTGAACTGGGCGAGTACTCCGAGAAGACCCGTCAGGACCGCTCGGGGCCGCGCACCGCCGAGGCGTTCGCCGCGGTCTGGTCACGGATTCTCGCGCAGCCGTAG
- a CDS encoding lipopolysaccharide biosynthesis protein, protein MSLMFVYGGRAAGLLWTLAMIHQLGISQYGLYSLGFAVTSVLGQTLNNPYVVRAAREPEEDFVRERASRYLLGLALMLLAQVFLPINYILWFGILAAGGELCVGAYKARALREGDPHRTSRIDTSRQIGSVVAGCAYLFGTHIAGLGEPTLLGASIAYCVPYVVVAVLAAFTVRGHRPQWPGPIRTILVLSGEMLGTAAFLQGDVLLLGWLTDTTVVGYYNLTWVLASAIGYVGQAFGATYTQPLRDSGGDVKTGPPLKLTVAIGLAGGLIVLITGIVLLFTPVPHQLAVAMVVMSAYATFRTIIMVFTFILYAQRRDVIRLTSVIGLVPVKFGILAALAAPLGAVGAAIATSVSDFLLLVIFTVAIYGRRWNAKGDVPVVEGPADRAGG, encoded by the coding sequence ATGTCGCTGATGTTCGTCTACGGCGGCAGGGCAGCAGGCCTGCTGTGGACGCTGGCGATGATCCACCAACTCGGCATCAGCCAGTACGGCCTCTACAGCCTGGGCTTCGCGGTCACCTCGGTGCTCGGCCAGACCCTGAACAACCCGTACGTGGTGCGCGCAGCGCGCGAACCCGAAGAGGACTTCGTCCGGGAACGCGCCAGTCGCTACCTGCTCGGCCTCGCGCTCATGCTGCTCGCGCAGGTTTTCCTGCCGATCAACTACATCCTCTGGTTCGGCATCCTCGCGGCGGGCGGTGAACTGTGCGTCGGCGCGTACAAGGCGCGTGCGCTGCGGGAAGGCGACCCGCACCGCACCTCCCGGATCGACACCAGCCGACAGATCGGCAGCGTCGTCGCGGGCTGCGCCTACCTGTTCGGCACGCACATCGCCGGACTCGGCGAGCCGACACTGCTCGGCGCGAGCATTGCCTACTGCGTGCCCTACGTGGTGGTCGCGGTGCTGGCGGCATTCACTGTTCGTGGCCACCGGCCGCAATGGCCGGGACCGATCCGGACCATCCTCGTGTTGTCCGGTGAGATGCTCGGCACCGCCGCGTTCCTGCAGGGCGATGTGCTGCTTCTCGGTTGGCTGACCGACACCACCGTCGTCGGGTACTACAACCTGACGTGGGTGCTCGCCTCGGCGATCGGCTATGTGGGCCAAGCGTTCGGCGCCACCTACACCCAGCCACTGCGGGACAGCGGCGGCGACGTGAAGACCGGTCCGCCGCTGAAGCTCACCGTCGCAATCGGTTTGGCCGGCGGGCTGATCGTTCTCATCACGGGCATCGTGCTGCTGTTCACGCCGGTGCCGCATCAGCTCGCGGTCGCGATGGTCGTCATGTCGGCGTACGCCACCTTCCGCACGATCATCATGGTGTTCACGTTCATCCTGTACGCCCAGCGGCGTGATGTGATCCGGCTGACCTCCGTGATCGGTTTGGTGCCAGTAAAATTCGGCATCCTCGCCGCGTTGGCGGCGCCGCTGGGTGCGGTCGGCGCCGCGATCGCCACATCCGTCAGCGACTTCCTGCTGCTGGTGATCTTCACCGTCGCGATCTACGGGAGGAGGTGGAATGCCAAGGGCGACGTTCCTGTTGTCGAAGGACCCGCTGACCGAGCGGGCGGGTGA
- a CDS encoding glycosyltransferase, which translates to MPRATFLLSKDPLTERAGDVELGRLMMQLAADAYDVSAICLSEQTGAAQLPGGIPVTRIPKPQIRPAQLLVDAVRKRRSLVHVRFDTSALVAAIDGVNADVFVAEHSYMAESFLRSNKFRKSALVVNTNVSEALVWRATRGTLGRLEAPRLRRDEVRVARAANAVGTYDEPEAQFYRANGVPRARWLDLTLPPVPQVDVATSPRRLAFMGLRDWPPNQEAFLYALRLWPRIAAGIPDAELCVIGKKKPGAADPVYPDGVRDLGFVDDLQAFLGTCRAMIAPIKTGGGVRVKILDSLRMGLPVIGTSAAIGDLGSLFGLETFDDDDGFVEECRRHLMDQSAAAAIGDRLYEINRQRWEQRLPHRAVEALLRADTVAA; encoded by the coding sequence ATGCCAAGGGCGACGTTCCTGTTGTCGAAGGACCCGCTGACCGAGCGGGCGGGTGATGTCGAGCTTGGCCGGCTGATGATGCAACTCGCCGCCGACGCCTATGACGTCTCCGCGATTTGCCTGTCGGAACAAACCGGCGCGGCGCAGTTGCCCGGCGGCATTCCGGTGACCCGGATACCCAAGCCGCAGATCCGGCCCGCCCAGTTGCTTGTCGACGCGGTCCGCAAGCGGCGCAGCCTGGTTCACGTCCGGTTCGACACCTCGGCACTGGTGGCGGCGATCGACGGAGTGAACGCCGACGTGTTCGTCGCAGAGCACAGCTACATGGCCGAATCATTCCTGCGCAGCAACAAGTTTCGCAAGTCGGCGCTGGTCGTCAACACCAACGTCAGCGAGGCCCTGGTGTGGCGGGCCACTCGCGGGACCCTCGGCAGGCTGGAGGCCCCCCGGTTGCGGAGGGACGAAGTCCGCGTCGCCAGGGCGGCGAATGCCGTTGGCACATACGACGAACCGGAGGCGCAGTTCTACCGGGCCAACGGGGTGCCCCGCGCCCGCTGGCTGGATCTGACCTTGCCGCCGGTGCCGCAGGTGGACGTCGCGACCTCGCCGCGCCGACTGGCGTTCATGGGCTTACGTGACTGGCCGCCGAACCAGGAGGCGTTCCTGTACGCGCTGAGGTTGTGGCCGCGAATCGCCGCGGGCATTCCCGATGCGGAGTTGTGCGTGATCGGCAAGAAGAAGCCGGGCGCCGCGGACCCGGTGTATCCGGACGGGGTTCGCGACCTCGGTTTCGTCGACGACCTGCAGGCGTTTCTCGGCACCTGCCGGGCCATGATCGCGCCGATCAAAACCGGTGGCGGCGTCCGGGTGAAGATCCTCGACTCGCTGCGGATGGGGCTGCCGGTGATCGGCACCAGCGCCGCGATCGGGGACCTGGGGTCGCTGTTCGGCCTCGAAACCTTCGACGACGACGACGGTTTCGTCGAAGAGTGCCGCAGGCATCTGATGGATCAGTCGGCCGCCGCGGCGATCGGCGATCGGCTGTACGAGATCAATCGGCAGCGCTGGGAGCAGCGTCTGCCGCATCGCGCGGTGGAGGCGCTGCTGCGCGCCGACACCGTCGCGGCCTAG
- a CDS encoding cellulase family glycosylhydrolase, whose protein sequence is MTVIDAAAINPLPTTIGFADADTYGMTQADVDKTAAKWALTKVDTVRVMIPWAGIEPVRGGTLNWANVDKVVNAAVAKNLSVMGFINSTPAWAVAPGGRPLSGRPASPDVYADFAAKVAQRYQGKIAAYEIWNEPNAITFYTPAPDAAGYTDLLKAAYPKIKAVDPSVTIIGGVLGAVIDFGNVTINPVRFVSEMYAAGAKNFFDALSFHPYHYTLKFSDGVPLANSPVNQLIGMRQTMVANGDAAKRIWCTEYGQPTSKVSEADQAAFIKDVLLKWQEMPFTGPLLIYTTRDRATGSTDVQDTFGVYRSDWTPKPAQQIMLFAPGKSLEFTRFAKQTSPDLGEVLSPVFRATPTVWAQMRTVRTLYETPKAGSFIAAPTPIAQLVIPKKVAPTTQFANGMQQFENGIKAWWSPATGAHWLDGQMAAAYVPALGLATSDKYSPQSGTARMDFEHGFITWAPFTGVQVTLT, encoded by the coding sequence GTGACAGTAATTGACGCCGCCGCAATTAATCCGCTGCCCACCACAATTGGTTTCGCCGACGCCGACACGTACGGGATGACGCAGGCCGACGTCGACAAAACGGCCGCCAAATGGGCGCTGACGAAGGTCGACACCGTGCGGGTGATGATCCCGTGGGCGGGGATCGAGCCCGTCAGGGGAGGCACGCTGAACTGGGCCAACGTCGACAAGGTCGTCAACGCCGCGGTGGCGAAGAACCTGTCCGTGATGGGGTTCATCAACTCGACCCCGGCGTGGGCGGTGGCGCCGGGCGGGCGGCCACTCAGCGGGCGGCCCGCGTCCCCCGACGTCTACGCCGACTTCGCCGCGAAGGTGGCCCAGCGCTACCAGGGCAAGATCGCCGCCTACGAGATCTGGAACGAACCCAACGCGATCACCTTCTACACGCCTGCCCCCGATGCCGCCGGCTACACCGACCTGTTGAAGGCCGCTTATCCGAAGATCAAGGCCGTCGACCCGTCGGTCACGATCATCGGCGGTGTGCTCGGCGCGGTGATCGATTTCGGAAACGTCACCATCAACCCGGTCCGATTCGTCTCCGAGATGTACGCCGCGGGTGCGAAGAACTTCTTCGACGCGCTGTCGTTTCATCCGTACCACTACACCCTGAAGTTCTCCGACGGCGTTCCGCTCGCGAATTCTCCGGTCAACCAATTGATCGGCATGCGTCAGACGATGGTCGCCAACGGCGATGCCGCCAAGAGAATCTGGTGCACCGAGTACGGCCAGCCGACGTCGAAGGTCAGCGAGGCCGACCAGGCCGCGTTCATCAAGGACGTCCTGCTCAAGTGGCAGGAGATGCCGTTCACCGGCCCGCTGCTGATCTACACGACGCGTGACCGGGCCACCGGCAGCACCGACGTGCAGGACACGTTCGGCGTCTACCGCAGCGACTGGACGCCGAAACCGGCGCAGCAGATCATGCTGTTCGCGCCGGGCAAGTCGTTGGAGTTCACCCGGTTCGCCAAACAAACCAGCCCGGACCTCGGCGAGGTGCTCAGCCCGGTGTTCCGGGCGACCCCGACGGTGTGGGCGCAGATGCGCACGGTGCGCACGCTTTACGAAACACCGAAGGCCGGTTCGTTCATCGCCGCACCGACCCCGATTGCCCAATTGGTGATTCCCAAGAAGGTCGCACCGACCACCCAATTCGCCAACGGCATGCAGCAATTCGAGAACGGCATCAAGGCGTGGTGGTCACCGGCCACCGGTGCGCACTGGCTGGACGGTCAGATGGCCGCGGCCTACGTCCCCGCGCTGGGGTTGGCGACCAGCGACAAGTACTCCCCCCAAAGCGGCACTGCCAGAATGGATTTCGAGCACGGATTCATCACGTGGGCACCGTTCACGGGCGTGCAGGTGACGCTCACCTAG
- a CDS encoding O-antigen ligase codes for MKARWNPLGKYMLAAATVAVVPLGVWAVITQGRLATFGLVALLAFVVGVYIGLRHPLWLYWGLAVVMGAIPFGYLPGVHVPMYLLFAAGVLLAALIHTTERSRLTRLEIAVLLLIVAAGISVIATGVTLFSLMSFTRWAIASLLIVGLLRLSRENLARFGRVFVVSATVNALAGIAMSTIDQQQRLLKPLKIFGYGVGAELRQNTALYVYSDEGSGVVGKTIRLGGTWVLPNSAGFCLTIALLLCLILFRGWIRTSLAVILFAAMLLTLSRATLFSVAVGLLLVFLFHSMRSRDRQLAIGAVLLGAAAVFLTPMIRDRVLASFASDDKGRSDRVAALHNFPHQLSGHWVFGLGWDRPEFRSGQAAQSLNYVSNAPLLTVYRGGIITGLIFVAILVIGCVLGYRAMRSDSLPNAVFGGVFIGIAVVYMNLAQSVVDMPVMALQFSMFLAFMVYVEESRRLGETAVPPDASALTQPVPAAIR; via the coding sequence GTGAAGGCCCGCTGGAATCCGCTCGGCAAATACATGTTAGCCGCCGCAACTGTTGCTGTAGTCCCCCTGGGGGTCTGGGCAGTCATCACCCAGGGCAGGCTGGCGACCTTCGGGCTGGTGGCCCTCCTCGCGTTCGTCGTAGGGGTCTACATCGGTTTGCGGCATCCACTGTGGCTTTATTGGGGCTTAGCCGTGGTGATGGGCGCTATTCCATTCGGCTACCTGCCCGGCGTACACGTGCCGATGTATTTGCTGTTCGCCGCTGGGGTACTGCTGGCCGCGCTCATTCATACCACCGAGCGAAGCAGGCTCACCAGGCTCGAAATTGCGGTTTTGCTGTTGATTGTCGCAGCAGGCATTTCGGTGATTGCCACAGGAGTCACCCTTTTCAGCCTGATGTCGTTCACCCGGTGGGCGATCGCCTCGCTGTTGATCGTCGGCCTGCTTCGGCTGTCACGGGAAAACCTGGCCCGGTTCGGTCGGGTTTTCGTGGTCTCAGCAACGGTCAACGCGCTCGCCGGCATCGCGATGTCCACCATCGACCAGCAGCAACGCCTGCTGAAACCGTTGAAGATCTTCGGCTACGGCGTCGGCGCCGAATTGCGCCAGAACACCGCGCTCTACGTCTACTCCGACGAGGGGTCCGGCGTGGTGGGCAAGACCATCCGACTCGGCGGCACCTGGGTGCTGCCCAACAGCGCGGGCTTCTGCCTGACGATCGCGCTGCTGCTGTGCCTGATCCTGTTCCGCGGGTGGATCCGGACGTCGCTGGCCGTGATCCTGTTCGCGGCCATGCTGCTCACGTTGAGCAGAGCCACGCTGTTCAGCGTCGCGGTCGGGCTGCTGTTGGTGTTCCTGTTCCACAGCATGCGCAGTCGCGACCGGCAGTTGGCCATCGGAGCCGTGCTGCTCGGCGCGGCCGCTGTGTTCCTCACCCCCATGATCCGCGATCGCGTCCTGGCGTCGTTCGCCAGCGACGACAAAGGGCGATCGGACCGGGTGGCCGCACTGCACAACTTCCCGCATCAGCTATCGGGCCATTGGGTCTTCGGGCTCGGCTGGGACAGGCCCGAATTCCGCAGCGGACAAGCGGCCCAGAGCCTCAATTACGTATCCAATGCGCCGCTGCTCACCGTGTACCGCGGCGGCATCATCACGGGCCTGATCTTCGTCGCCATTCTCGTCATCGGGTGCGTGCTGGGATACCGCGCCATGCGCTCGGATTCGCTGCCGAATGCCGTCTTCGGCGGCGTGTTCATCGGCATCGCCGTGGTGTACATGAATTTGGCGCAGTCCGTTGTCGACATGCCCGTGATGGCGCTGCAGTTCTCGATGTTCCTGGCGTTCATGGTCTACGTCGAGGAATCCAGACGACTGGGTGAAACCGCGGTGCCACCGGACGCCAGCGCACTGACCCAACCGGTTCCCGCCGCCATTCGGTGA
- a CDS encoding polysaccharide biosynthesis tyrosine autokinase — translation MDYLRIFRRYWWLVVVLTIVGAGGGYVTTLFLTPEYQSTARLFVATQNGTSVTEAYQNNLFSQERVNSYAGLATSEQVAARAVDQLKAPISPEELRSKIVAAPEGKTVLLDVAVSDPNPAQAQTYANAVADQLVGLVSELETSRRGGSPAAGVVVVDEASYPTEATGLGFWTIIGLGAVAGLVLGIIAAVLWGVFDKRLRGRDSVEGTAGTNLIGALPEDSTRPRVEVVDLDGNGLYAERIRELRTNLRFAVPAGGSGPARSLAVTSAGSGEGRTTTAIDLAAALAESGRSVVLVEGDLRNPTLADRLTLEPQARMGASERGVSTVLSGEHALPQALIGDVPVGAHAIALLPAGPKPPRPGELWANDRAGSLFEDLSRGFDYVIVDTPPLNTYADGANVGALCDGVLVLSRIGRTTSSALRQAIQALRAANVRILGPVVTFDRVGMLTKRQHRKQVEHDAAANGGPRSDEQRGNDTSDDTAVIGTQEGQLVGSGGQRRPRARHGSD, via the coding sequence ATGGATTACCTGCGCATATTTCGCAGGTACTGGTGGCTGGTAGTGGTCCTGACGATCGTCGGCGCGGGCGGCGGGTATGTGACGACGCTTTTCCTGACCCCCGAATATCAGTCGACGGCCCGGTTGTTCGTGGCAACTCAGAACGGCACTTCTGTCACAGAGGCATACCAGAACAATCTCTTTTCTCAAGAACGGGTGAATTCATATGCCGGGTTGGCGACCAGCGAACAAGTCGCGGCCCGAGCAGTCGACCAGCTGAAGGCGCCCATTTCTCCCGAAGAACTCCGCAGCAAGATTGTCGCCGCCCCGGAAGGCAAAACCGTCCTGCTCGATGTCGCGGTCAGCGATCCCAACCCGGCCCAGGCCCAGACCTATGCGAACGCGGTGGCCGATCAGCTCGTCGGACTGGTCAGTGAACTGGAGACCTCGCGCCGCGGTGGCAGCCCTGCCGCGGGTGTCGTCGTGGTCGACGAAGCGAGCTATCCGACCGAAGCGACCGGACTCGGCTTCTGGACGATCATCGGCCTCGGCGCCGTCGCAGGCCTGGTGCTCGGCATCATCGCCGCCGTGCTGTGGGGCGTGTTCGACAAGCGACTGCGCGGCCGCGACTCCGTCGAGGGCACTGCGGGCACCAACCTGATCGGCGCGCTGCCGGAGGATTCGACGCGGCCCCGCGTCGAGGTGGTCGACCTGGACGGCAACGGCCTCTACGCGGAGCGCATCCGCGAGCTGCGCACCAACCTGCGCTTCGCCGTGCCCGCAGGCGGCAGCGGCCCCGCCCGCAGCCTGGCGGTGACCAGCGCGGGTAGCGGAGAAGGCCGCACCACCACGGCCATCGACCTGGCCGCCGCGCTGGCGGAATCGGGCCGCTCGGTGGTGCTGGTCGAAGGCGACCTGCGCAACCCGACGCTGGCGGATCGCCTGACGCTGGAACCGCAGGCCAGGATGGGCGCATCCGAGCGCGGGGTCAGCACGGTGCTCTCCGGTGAGCACGCGCTGCCCCAGGCGCTGATCGGCGACGTGCCGGTCGGCGCGCACGCCATCGCGCTGCTTCCCGCCGGCCCCAAGCCGCCGCGGCCGGGCGAGCTGTGGGCCAACGACCGCGCGGGGTCACTGTTCGAAGACCTCTCGCGCGGCTTCGACTACGTGATCGTCGACACGCCGCCACTGAACACCTACGCCGACGGCGCCAACGTGGGTGCGTTGTGCGACGGCGTGCTGGTGCTGTCACGCATTGGCCGCACCACCAGTTCGGCGCTGCGCCAAGCGATTCAGGCGCTGCGGGCCGCAAACGTCAGGATCCTCGGGCCGGTCGTCACCTTCGACCGCGTCGGCATGCTCACCAAGCGCCAGCACCGCAAGCAGGTCGAGCACGACGCCGCGGCCAACGGCGGACCCCGCAGCGATGAGCAGCGCGGCAACGACACGTCGGACGACACCGCGGTGATCGGCACGCAGGAAGGCCAGCTGGTCGGGTCGGGCGGCCAGCGGCGCCCCAGGGCCAGGCACGGAAGCGACTGA
- a CDS encoding lipase family protein, with amino-acid sequence MRLRLVAAVIGAMSILAGCAPSPPAPPPDYDRPQRSLVPPFVGAAELPPPNLTDDGPGSLVDVKPYTSSVVLQSANATAVRVVYRSTSSTGDATEVSGIVAVPAGKPPKDGWPIVSFGHSLTGLDMKCAPSMAKELGGYSSAMVTLLNRGYVVVMSDYQGLGIKGEDHDATDWTTLGNNMIDAVRAARRVSPDTSENWAADGSGQGGLAAWAAAQRARDYGAGLNMVGAVVLSPFADLSPLVDVANKGALSAMQKRLMMVLLANEAAHDPGFDLDQYRSGVAKDNWDVLTDCAPTDPNAAQKIANQVKADDLRPRDDAAANALRDLLSGAALPGNSGPAAAPVLVVYATDDTLVPQAGIARALKSACAKGDQVVVMKLIGDTSTTNYQIIQTSLSWLTNRFNGVKPTDICVGAS; translated from the coding sequence GTGCGGTTGCGGCTTGTCGCAGCCGTTATCGGCGCGATGTCGATCCTGGCTGGCTGCGCCCCGAGTCCACCGGCGCCGCCACCGGATTACGACCGCCCACAACGGTCGCTGGTCCCGCCGTTCGTCGGCGCGGCCGAGTTGCCCCCGCCGAACCTGACCGACGACGGTCCCGGGTCGCTGGTGGACGTGAAGCCGTACACGAGCAGCGTGGTGCTGCAGAGCGCCAACGCGACCGCAGTGCGGGTGGTGTATCGCTCGACGTCGAGCACCGGCGATGCGACGGAGGTCTCCGGCATCGTCGCGGTGCCAGCGGGCAAGCCGCCGAAAGACGGATGGCCAATAGTGTCGTTCGGGCACTCCTTGACGGGCCTGGACATGAAGTGCGCGCCGTCGATGGCCAAGGAACTCGGCGGCTATTCGTCGGCGATGGTGACGCTGCTCAATCGCGGCTACGTGGTCGTGATGTCGGACTATCAGGGCTTGGGCATCAAGGGCGAGGACCACGACGCCACCGACTGGACCACCTTGGGCAACAACATGATCGACGCGGTCCGCGCCGCCCGCCGGGTGTCGCCTGACACCAGTGAGAACTGGGCCGCCGACGGCAGCGGCCAGGGCGGCCTTGCCGCATGGGCCGCGGCGCAGCGGGCCCGCGACTACGGCGCTGGGCTCAATATGGTTGGCGCCGTTGTGCTTTCGCCGTTCGCCGATCTCTCACCACTGGTGGACGTCGCGAACAAGGGCGCGTTGAGCGCGATGCAGAAGCGGTTGATGATGGTGCTGCTGGCCAACGAGGCAGCGCACGATCCCGGGTTTGACCTCGACCAGTACCGATCTGGTGTCGCCAAGGACAACTGGGATGTGCTGACCGACTGCGCGCCCACCGATCCGAACGCGGCGCAGAAGATCGCCAACCAGGTCAAGGCCGACGACCTGCGGCCCCGCGACGACGCTGCGGCCAACGCGCTGCGCGATCTGCTGAGCGGCGCCGCGTTGCCGGGCAACTCTGGGCCCGCGGCCGCGCCGGTCCTGGTCGTCTATGCCACCGACGACACCCTGGTGCCGCAGGCGGGCATCGCGCGGGCGCTGAAAAGCGCGTGCGCCAAGGGCGATCAGGTGGTGGTGATGAAGCTGATCGGCGACACCTCGACCACCAACTACCAGATCATCCAGACGTCGCTGAGTTGGCTGACCAACCGGTTCAACGGGGTGAAGCCGACCGACATCTGCGTCGGTGCGTCATGA